A stretch of the Erinaceus europaeus chromosome 23, mEriEur2.1, whole genome shotgun sequence genome encodes the following:
- the LOC103122649 gene encoding olfactory receptor 1361-like gives MEGDNHTQVTEFLLLGLSQDPREQQVLFLLFLSMYLVTGLGNLLIVLAIVMDPRLHTPMYFFLANLASVDVCFTSTTVPKMLANHMSGRQGISYAGCLTQMFFFILYICTDSFLLGAMAYDRYVAICHPLHYATQVTPWVCGLLVAASWAGALGNSVVHTVLMAGLSFCSHNRVPHFFCDVSPLLKLVCSDTSVILGVLNTVGALPLFVPFLGILGSYARIGRAVLGVSSGHGWRKALSTCGSHLAVVALFYGTLIGVYFNPVTTHSARRDTLSAVMYTVVTPMLNPFIYSLRNRDMKGALMGLIGRKLVLTK, from the coding sequence ATGGAAGGGGACAACCACACCCAGGTGACCGAGTTCCTCCTCCTGGGTCTCTCCCAGGACCCCAGGGAGCAGCAGGTgctgttcctcctcttcctctccatgtACCTGGTCACGGGGCTGGGGAACCTGCTCATCGTCCTGGCCATCGTCATGgacccccggctccacacccccatgtacttcttcctggcCAACCTGGCCTCTGTGGACGTCTGCTTCACCTCCACCACCGTCCCCAAGATGCTGGCCAACCACATGAGTGGACGCCAGGGCATCTCCTACGCGGGCTGCCTCACCCAGATGTTCTTCTTCATTCTGTACATCTGTACCGACAGCTTCCTGCTGGGGGCCATGGCGTATGACCGTTATGTGGCCATCTGTCACCCCCTGCACTACGCCACCCAGGTGACACCCTGGGTGTGCGGGCTGCTGGTGGCCGCCTCCTGGGCAGGCGCCCTGGGGAACAGTGTGGTCCACACTGTCCTCATGGCCGGATTGTCTTTTTGCAGCCACAACCGGGTCCCCCACTTCTTCTGCGACGTCAGCCCACTGCTGAAGCTGGTCTGCTCAGACACTTCGGTCATCCTGGGGGTGCTAAACACGGTGGGTGCCCTACCCCTGTTCGTGCCCTTCCTGGGGATCCTGGGTTCCTACGCCCGCATTGGCAGGGCTGTTTTGGGGGTGTCCTCTGGCCACGGCTGGAGGAAGGCCTTGTCCACCTGTGGCTCCCACCTGGCTGTGGTGGCCCTGTTCTATGGGACCCTCATCGGGGTCTACTTCAACCCCGTGACCACCCACTCAGCCCGGAGGGACACTCTATCCGCCGTGATGTACACGGTGGTCACCCCCATGCTGAACCCTTTCATCTACAGCCTCCGAAACAGGGACATGAAGGGGGCCTTGATGGGTCTCATCGGCAGGAAGTTAGTGTTGACCAAGTGA
- the LOC103122650 gene encoding olfactory receptor 1361-like yields the protein MEGDNHTQVTEFLLLGLSQDPREQQVLFLLFLSMYLVTGLGNLLIVLAIVTDPRLHTPMYFFLANLASVDICFTSTTVPKMLANHVSGRQGISYAGCLTQMFFFILYICTDSFLLGAMAYDRYVAICHPLHYATSVTPQLCALLVAASWAGALGDAMLHTVLLTRLSFCTHNRVPHFFCDLSPLLKLACSDTFINHMMINTIGMVPLFFPFVGILASYLRIFAAVMKIPSMKGKQKAFSTCGSHLSVVCLFYGTLIGVYFNPASSHTARKDTVAAMMYTVVTPMLNPFIYSLRNRDIHGALQALFSRRSVFTS from the coding sequence ATGGAAGGCGACAACCACACCCAGGTGACCGAGTTCCTCCTCCTGGGTCTCTCCCAGGACCCCAGGGAGCAGCAGGTgctgttcctcctcttcctctccatgtACCTGGTCACGGGGCTGGGGAACCTGCTCATCGTCCTGGCCATCGTCACGgacccccggctccacaccccCATGTATTTCTTCCTGGCCAACCTGGcctctgtggacatctgcttcacctccaCCACCGTCCCCAAGATGCTGGCCAACCACGTGAGTGGACGCCAGGGCATCTCCTACGCGGGCTGCCTCACCCAGATGTTCTTCTTCATTCTGTACATCTGTACCGACAGCTTCCTGCTGGGGGCCATGGcgtatgaccgctatgtggccatctgtcacCCGCTGCACTATGCCACCTCTGTGACCCCTCAGCTCTGTGCCCTCCTGGTGGCCGCCTCCTGGGCCGGAGCCTTGGGGGATGCCATGCTACACACAGTATTGCTGACCCGTCTCTCCTTCTGTACCCACAACCGGGTCCCCCATTTCTTCTGTGACCTCAGCCCTCTGCTCAAGCTGGCCTGTTCAGACACCTTCATCAACCACATGATGATCAACACCATAGGCATGGTgcctctatttttcccctttgtgggCATCCTGGCCTCTTACCTGCGCATCTTTGCAGCCGTGATGAAGATCCCATCCATGAAGGGAAAGCAGAAGGCCTTCTCCACCTGCGGCTCCCACCTGTCCGTGGTCTGTCTGTTCTATGGGACCCTCATTGGGGTCTATTTCAACCCTGCCTCCTCCCACACAGCCCGGAAGGACACTGTTGCGGCCATGATGTACACGGTGGTCACCCCCATGCTCAACCCCTTCATCTACAGCCTCCGGAACAGGGACATCCACGGGGCTCTCCAGGCTCTGTTCAGCAGGAGATCAGTGTTCACCTCTTGA